From the Streptomyces sp. NBC_00390 genome, the window GCGCGGGTGTGCCAGGCTATGTCGCCCTGCTCGTCAATGAGTTCGCTGGGGCTTCCGACAAGGTCCGTGATGATAGAGAAGAAGCGAGAGTCGATTTCTCGCTGGGGGGCGTCTGCTGAAGTAATGCGTTCGGTCTGACAGAGTGGTTGGAGGCCCCGGTAGTCCCAGGTGAGGGTGGTGGGATTCGGTTGCTCGGCGGCGGTGGTCACCTGTTCGCAGAGGGTGGTGCCGTCCCAGGTGAAGGTGACCTGCTCGAGAACGGTCTGGCCGTCTACCGCCAGGCGTTGCTTGGCGCTCCGGCGGCCGAGGGGATCGTAGTGGTAGCGCCACGTCACCCCGTCCGGTGTGGTCACCGAGCGCATGCGGTCCTCGGCGTCCCACTCATAGCGCCAGGTGTCGGGCTTGCGCGAGAGGCGGGTCTTTTGGCGCAGGGTGATGCGGCCGAGGGCGTCGTGCTCGTACCGGACGTGGCCCGCGCGCGTGATCGTCGTGCCTGTGTAGGTGCGGGTGCCGACCGCATCGTGGCCGGGGTGGTAGGCGGGCCAGGATGCCTCGGTCTGGTTGCCTGCCGCGTCGTACGCGTAGCGCTCGGTCCAGCCTGCCGCGTGGACGGCGGTGACGCGGCCAGCCGGATCGAGCTCGAAGGTGCGAGTTCCGGCGAGTTGTTCGGTCAGGCCGATGAGGTTGCCGTCGGCGCGGTAGGTGTAATTGCGGCGCTGGATGCTGCGGCTCGCGGACATGACGTGCTGGCTGGATAGGCGGCCGAGAGAGTCGTACTGGGAGGTCAGTGTGACGGTGTCACCGATGTGGCGTGCGCTCTCCTGGCCTGCTGCGTCGTACTCGAAGGTGATCGTGCGGCCCGAGGCGGTGAGTGCGGTGCGCTGGCCCGCGGCATCGTAGGTCCAGGTGCTGATCGCTCTGCTGGGGGTCGTCCGGCCGGTTCGGCGGCCGAGCTTGTCGTATTCGAAGGTGATTGTTCGGCCGTTGACCGTCTCGGACTTGAGGCGGCCGTGTCGGTCTCGCAGGTACTTGACGGTCGCGTCGGGCCCGACTGCTTCCGCCAGGTGGTCCGAGAAGTCGTACGCGAAGGTGGTGACGGCACCGGCCACGTTCTTGGAGATGATGCGGTCCAAGTCGTCGCGTTCGTAGCGGATCGTCTGGCCGAGTGCGTCGGTCCGAACGGTGAGCCGCCCGGCTGTGTCCCGTTGGTAGGTGAGCCTCCGGTTGTCGAAGTCGGTCTCGGATATGAGGTAGCCGGCTGCGTCGTATTCGTAGGTCCAGGTCAGGCCTTGGGGGTTGAGTACTTGGGTGAGGCGGAGTTCGTGGTCGTGGGTGAATTCGTAGCGCACTCCGTCGGGGCCGGTGCGGGCGGTCAAGAGGTCGAAGTGGGTGTACTCGAAGCGCGACACTGCGCCCATGGCGTCGGTGTGGGTGAGGCAGTTGCCCTCGCCGTCGTAGGTCCAGGACTGTTCGGTTCCGTCGGCCTCGATGCGACGCGCGAGCTTGCCTTCCGGAGCCCATTCCAGGCGGGTGGTCGCACCGAGTGGATCGGTGAGGGCGATCGGGCGGCCGAACGCGTCCCGCTCGATGCGGGCGACCGCACCCAGCGGATTGGTGATCTCGATAGGCAGGCCAGCCGAGTTGCTGCGGATACGGGAAGTGTTGCCTAGCGCGTCAGTTACAGCCGTCGCGCAGCCCGCCTCGTTGTATGTGTAGCGCGTGACAGCGCCGGACGGATCGGTCACGGCGATGCGGTTGCCGCGCTCGTCGTATTCCTGGCGGACCGTCGTCCGGTCCGGGTTCGTGACGCGGACCGGGAGTCCGAACTGGTTGTACTCCGCGGACAGTTCTCGCCCGTCCGGCCGGACGACCGTGATGAGCTGGCCCAATTTGTCGTATCGGAAGCTGATCGTCCGGCTGAGTGGGTCGGTCCGGGACAGCAGGCGGTTGTAGCGGTCGCGTTCGTAGTGGGTGACCGCGCCGAGCGGGTCGACCTCCCTCACGACTTGGTGGGCGTCGTTGATGACGTACTGGTGGACGGCACCGCTGGAGGTGGTCGTGGTGGTGATGCGGTGGCCGGTCTCGGGGTCGATGCCCGCGTAGTCGAGGCGGAGGGCTATGTGGCCGTCGATGCCGCCTTCTGCGATGCATCGGTCGCGGTCGTCGTAGGCGTACTCGTACAGACTGTTGTTGGTGTCGGTCCACGACGTGACACGGGCGCGCTCGTCGTAGGTGAACTGCAGAGGCAGGCCGGAAGAGTTGGTGACCGAGGTGAGGTTGCCGTCGGTGTAGCCGTAGCGCAGGATCTCCTGGTCCGAGCCGTCCGGCGCCGCGCCCGCGAGATGCAGCGCGGTGATCCGGCCCTCGCTCGTGGTGAGTTTGAGGTGGTAGCCACCGCTGTGCACGATCGACGTCGGGGCGTCGGACTGGTCGTACTCGAAGGTGATCCAGTTGCCGTTACGGTCGTCGATCTGGGCGAGCAGCGCCTCGTCGTCGTGGCGTGTCGCGAAGTGCCAAACGTGGCCGGTGTCCGGGTCGGTGACCGTGTAGTCGCCGTCGGTGTCGCGGTCGAGGGGCCGGCGTGGGCCGTGGCTCGGCAGGACCGGAACACCGGGTGCGGGGTGGGGGTAGGACAGCAGCAGGCCGTCCTCGCCCACCAAGATGACACCTTCGGAGTCGATCTCCAGGCGCTGATCGGCCGTGGACGACCAGGACGGGCCGAACCAGCGGCCTGATCGGTAGTTCGAGGCCACACGGCGGCGGAAGACGAGGGGGAGCGTGCCGGGCAGGGCGATGTCCGTCTGCGGCAGGTACATCACGCCGGTGGCCAGGTCGATCGGGTCCGTGTTCCCGCTCTCGACGGCTTCCTTGGGGCGTGAGTGAGCGGTGGGGTCCTGGACCGCCTTGCGGGAGGCCTTCAGATCAGTCGCGTTCTCGGCCAGGCGGGTGATGCCCTTGGCGGCGCCGACTCCCTTGATCGGGGTGACGACCTCGAAGACCGCCCGGCCGAATCCCTCGCCAGGATCGCTCTTGAAGGCTTCCCACGCGTTCTTCAGCGCCCGGTCGGGGTTGGCGGCCGTGGACACCAGGCCGGCCAGGGTCATGTTCAGGTTCTTGTAGTACTCGGCCGGGTGGGAGATGTTGTACGGGTCGAGCGGGTAGATCGCGCGGAGGAAGTTGATCGTTCCGGCGCCGGCCTTGGCGAAACCGGCACCGATGTGGGTGACTTCGACGCCGGTGCCCAGGACGTAGTCCGTGAGTTCGAGCTTGAGCTTCTCGCGGCCCCTCGGTTCTTTCGGGGCGTGGGCCAGCGCCGCGGTGACCGCCCCGTCCGCGGTGTCGGCGGCTTCGTTGCGCGCCTTGCGGGCGTCGTCGAGGATCTCCTGTGCGCGCTGCATCGTGGCGATGCCCGGGTCGGAGAGTTCGCCGGGGTGGGGCAGCGGGTTCTCGCCGGTGAGGGCAGCGTTGTAGGCGGTGACCTTCTTGTTGTAGGCGTCCCGGGCGTCGTCGGACTCG encodes:
- a CDS encoding putative T7SS-secreted protein, whose translation is MGDWGVLGDLAGKATDKIVDGVSEGIDKGKELVGEGVDYASDKAGAYLRDHGQAAVAEIVEDTGDKWASSLGAEVGEQQLGQTDEPNELIHGNPTKIADSVKNLRDFQKAFDLVGGGMRKLDSNHWKGEAADTFREKFSTLPTDWLHAADAFEAAAGALERYSNAIASAQSKAREAIALYKQGKNESDDARDAYNKKVTAYNAALTGENPLPHPGELSDPGIATMQRAQEILDDARKARNEAADTADGAVTAALAHAPKEPRGREKLKLELTDYVLGTGVEVTHIGAGFAKAGAGTINFLRAIYPLDPYNISHPAEYYKNLNMTLAGLVSTAANPDRALKNAWEAFKSDPGEGFGRAVFEVVTPIKGVGAAKGITRLAENATDLKASRKAVQDPTAHSRPKEAVESGNTDPIDLATGVMYLPQTDIALPGTLPLVFRRRVASNYRSGRWFGPSWSSTADQRLEIDSEGVILVGEDGLLLSYPHPAPGVPVLPSHGPRRPLDRDTDGDYTVTDPDTGHVWHFATRHDDEALLAQIDDRNGNWITFEYDQSDAPTSIVHSGGYHLKLTTSEGRITALHLAGAAPDGSDQEILRYGYTDGNLTSVTNSSGLPLQFTYDERARVTSWTDTNNSLYEYAYDDRDRCIAEGGIDGHIALRLDYAGIDPETGHRITTTTTSSGAVHQYVINDAHQVVREVDPLGAVTHYERDRYNRLLSRTDPLSRTISFRYDKLGQLITVVRPDGRELSAEYNQFGLPVRVTNPDRTTVRQEYDERGNRIAVTDPSGAVTRYTYNEAGCATAVTDALGNTSRIRSNSAGLPIEITNPLGAVARIERDAFGRPIALTDPLGATTRLEWAPEGKLARRIEADGTEQSWTYDGEGNCLTHTDAMGAVSRFEYTHFDLLTARTGPDGVRYEFTHDHELRLTQVLNPQGLTWTYEYDAAGYLISETDFDNRRLTYQRDTAGRLTVRTDALGQTIRYERDDLDRIISKNVAGAVTTFAYDFSDHLAEAVGPDATVKYLRDRHGRLKSETVNGRTITFEYDKLGRRTGRTTPSRAISTWTYDAAGQRTALTASGRTITFEYDAAGQESARHIGDTVTLTSQYDSLGRLSSQHVMSASRSIQRRNYTYRADGNLIGLTEQLAGTRTFELDPAGRVTAVHAAGWTERYAYDAAGNQTEASWPAYHPGHDAVGTRTYTGTTITRAGHVRYEHDALGRITLRQKTRLSRKPDTWRYEWDAEDRMRSVTTPDGVTWRYHYDPLGRRSAKQRLAVDGQTVLEQVTFTWDGTTLCEQVTTAAEQPNPTTLTWDYRGLQPLCQTERITSADAPQREIDSRFFSIITDLVGSPSELIDEQGDIAWHTRATLWGTTAWSTDSTAYTSLRYPGQYFDPETGLHYNYFRHYDPETSRYITSDPLGLSPAPNPYTYVHNPNTWSDPLGLSPCPKEDHLFRGTTPGFDGSPGVQKWNITPTSTDPGVATVFATRAEEFGNAIVQLIPRSALDGIEIHPGYIRREAEVPVELSPAELTARASAQIPVGLAREILAEMGIYVPGKVRQADIDPLLEGDVPKLTHEQIVQFTREAYRRG